A single genomic interval of Rosistilla ulvae harbors:
- a CDS encoding biotin/lipoyl-binding protein produces MTNHGEAPAKTPLPESLRLRNDLVLHPRSDDAGGCVLEDPHNHRFYRLGPDEQAFLAALTGGATPEAAWNARKRDAADRPASDWSRESAATFCQWLIKNELTGTAVAPGGAAAAPTPLPGRCLSLLGRCYFWKASLLDPDRILTAWVPRCRWLFSWQTQLCGLAVLVFGLLLMTGQWSDFFASYENLLTPWRGLWLAVAWVSLKIVHESAHAGTCKSYGGTVRDAGLAIILMMPIAYVDVSSAWRFRSRWQRLHVTLAGVAVELAVAGLALLAWNLADSLPLQQAAADLFLLASISSILFNLNPLLKFDGYFALADITGIDNLYGYGQSYARFWGSRYVLGLDPRQPAMPAGDPPWVKVYGLAAAVYRVFTVSGMTLAAAAIFHGAGILIAAAGAISFALLPLWRLSQHLRQLHSEGKLFATRLAIRLGGLVSIAMLLLFVVPADLRQTTPAVVQYDPPAIVRAPLDAFVDSVHVRDGDRVVAGQPIATLRNDELQQRLGMLNKELLQLEQELRGARWNGDLSQSADAQSRLIGLRQQRQQKQTEVDSLIVRAPSDGRIVARQLELLQGCYVRQGDELGAVGFEQRKRLKVSLSQREANFSDDGSQMPVTVIVHRQPAWQAHLAHAESRASQVVPDDALIAPYGGSLAVIKSEEDRFELCEPRINAYVSLTETQSLRLRCGQRAFVRLQCQRRSLGRWIWESLTQGHWTPATASRN; encoded by the coding sequence ATGACAAACCACGGCGAAGCGCCAGCGAAGACGCCCCTGCCAGAGAGCCTGCGATTGCGCAACGATCTCGTCCTGCATCCGCGCAGCGACGACGCGGGCGGATGTGTCCTCGAAGATCCTCACAACCATCGCTTCTATCGACTTGGGCCCGACGAACAAGCGTTCCTTGCCGCGTTGACCGGCGGTGCGACTCCCGAAGCTGCCTGGAACGCGAGGAAACGCGATGCAGCCGATCGACCGGCCAGCGATTGGTCTCGCGAATCGGCCGCCACGTTTTGCCAGTGGCTGATCAAAAACGAATTGACTGGAACTGCGGTCGCGCCCGGCGGTGCTGCTGCCGCGCCGACACCGCTGCCGGGGCGATGCCTATCGTTGCTGGGACGCTGCTATTTCTGGAAAGCTTCGCTGTTGGATCCCGATCGGATCCTGACCGCCTGGGTCCCTCGCTGCCGCTGGCTCTTTTCATGGCAGACGCAGTTGTGCGGCTTGGCGGTTCTGGTCTTTGGTCTGCTGTTGATGACCGGGCAATGGAGCGACTTCTTCGCCAGCTACGAGAACTTGTTAACGCCCTGGCGCGGACTGTGGCTAGCGGTCGCTTGGGTCAGCTTGAAGATTGTCCACGAATCGGCGCACGCCGGGACCTGTAAGTCGTATGGCGGTACGGTCCGCGATGCCGGACTTGCGATCATCCTGATGATGCCGATCGCCTACGTCGACGTCTCCTCGGCATGGAGGTTTCGTTCGCGGTGGCAGCGGTTGCATGTGACCCTTGCCGGCGTGGCGGTCGAGTTGGCGGTTGCCGGTCTGGCATTGCTGGCTTGGAATCTTGCCGACTCCCTGCCGCTGCAACAAGCCGCCGCCGACCTCTTTCTATTAGCCTCGATCAGTTCGATCCTGTTTAACCTCAACCCGCTGCTGAAGTTCGATGGCTACTTTGCTCTGGCCGACATCACCGGCATCGACAATCTGTACGGATATGGCCAATCGTACGCGCGGTTTTGGGGATCTCGTTACGTGCTGGGGCTCGATCCACGCCAGCCAGCGATGCCCGCGGGGGATCCCCCCTGGGTGAAAGTCTATGGACTTGCCGCCGCCGTCTACCGGGTGTTCACCGTCTCGGGAATGACGTTGGCCGCAGCGGCCATTTTTCATGGCGCGGGAATTTTGATCGCCGCCGCCGGCGCGATCTCTTTTGCACTGTTGCCGCTGTGGCGATTGAGCCAACATCTGCGGCAACTGCACAGCGAAGGCAAATTGTTTGCCACGCGGTTGGCGATTCGGTTGGGCGGACTGGTGTCGATCGCGATGCTGTTGCTGTTTGTTGTTCCTGCCGATTTGCGCCAGACCACTCCGGCGGTTGTCCAATACGATCCTCCCGCGATCGTCCGCGCTCCGCTGGATGCATTTGTCGACAGCGTTCATGTTCGCGATGGCGACCGCGTCGTCGCCGGCCAACCGATCGCAACGCTCCGCAACGACGAACTGCAACAGCGACTGGGAATGCTGAATAAAGAACTGTTGCAACTGGAACAGGAACTCCGCGGGGCGCGTTGGAACGGTGACCTATCGCAATCAGCCGACGCTCAATCGCGGCTGATCGGATTGCGTCAGCAGAGGCAACAGAAACAGACCGAGGTCGACAGCCTGATCGTCCGCGCACCAAGCGACGGTCGGATCGTGGCTCGCCAACTGGAACTGCTGCAGGGCTGTTACGTTCGGCAAGGCGATGAATTGGGAGCTGTCGGATTCGAGCAGCGGAAGCGATTGAAGGTTTCGCTGAGTCAACGCGAAGCCAACTTCAGCGACGACGGCAGCCAGATGCCAGTGACCGTGATCGTCCATCGGCAGCCTGCCTGGCAAGCTCATCTCGCTCACGCCGAATCGCGGGCGTCGCAGGTCGTGCCCGACGACGCGTTGATCGCTCCCTACGGCGGCAGTCTGGCGGTGATCAAATCCGAAGAGGATCGTTTTGAGTTGTGCGAACCGCGGATCAACGCCTACGTCTCGCTGACCGAAACACAAAGCCTGCGGCTGCGCTGCGGACAGCGAGCCTTTGTGCGGCTGCAATGCCAACGTCGCTCTTTGGGACGCTGGATCTGGGAATCGCTAACGCAGGGGCATTGGACGCCTGCTACCGCATCACGAAACTGA
- a CDS encoding efflux RND transporter periplasmic adaptor subunit, with amino-acid sequence MVIDSPAASVAAPRRTPNLGSAATAANPPLPQPEPIRTASGSVSVQLMASLIQRLFARYDAISVTHWSQTSDGQLKGLSLRGDNSPETRQKAAALALQAMTTAQTQSRIVSSSQQQFLVAAVLPAVDGEAISILFGCENRGNAAQWFEARTREVELAAAHLAIIHRLESVPPPQTSDPTATNPTPRDNASAPNHALVERLRTWAAKQKQDARWILAIGFAALLIGAIPWQHSIQCAVTCEPALRRFVVAPFDGKLQQSLVGPGDSVDAGQVLAILDGGDLLAQIASLQAKIDQALQRRAAALSSGDGSKSQLERLEVQHLRSEIQMLKSREQNLEIRSPIAGVVVSGDLERAEGIPLQVGENLFEIAPLDRLVAEIAIPESDIANVQIGMPTSIRLDAVAGAYHQAHLTQIHPRSEIRDEASVFIAEAAIDNQDLALRPGMHGTASIQAGRRSVAWLLFHRPYDALRGLIGW; translated from the coding sequence GTGGTCATCGACTCCCCGGCAGCCAGCGTCGCCGCGCCGCGCCGGACTCCAAATTTGGGTAGCGCCGCAACCGCGGCGAACCCGCCATTGCCACAGCCCGAGCCGATTCGCACAGCCAGCGGTTCGGTGAGCGTTCAATTGATGGCGTCGTTGATCCAGCGGCTGTTCGCCCGTTACGACGCGATCAGCGTCACGCATTGGTCGCAAACCTCCGACGGGCAATTGAAAGGGCTATCGTTGCGAGGCGACAATTCGCCGGAGACCCGCCAAAAAGCAGCTGCCTTGGCGCTGCAAGCGATGACGACAGCCCAGACTCAATCGCGGATCGTCTCCTCCAGCCAGCAACAGTTCCTGGTCGCGGCGGTCCTGCCGGCGGTCGATGGCGAAGCGATTTCGATCTTGTTCGGCTGTGAAAACCGTGGCAATGCAGCCCAGTGGTTCGAAGCGCGGACGCGTGAAGTCGAACTGGCGGCGGCTCATCTAGCGATCATCCATCGCTTGGAATCCGTGCCGCCACCGCAAACGAGCGATCCCACCGCCACCAATCCCACGCCGCGCGATAACGCATCCGCCCCCAACCACGCTCTTGTCGAACGCCTTCGCACCTGGGCTGCCAAGCAAAAGCAAGACGCTCGCTGGATCCTCGCGATCGGCTTCGCCGCGCTGTTGATCGGCGCAATCCCCTGGCAACATTCGATCCAGTGCGCCGTGACCTGTGAACCGGCGCTGCGCCGTTTTGTCGTTGCTCCGTTTGATGGCAAGCTGCAGCAGTCGCTTGTTGGTCCGGGAGACTCCGTCGACGCCGGACAGGTCCTTGCGATTCTCGATGGCGGCGACCTGCTGGCCCAGATCGCCAGCTTGCAAGCCAAGATCGATCAAGCCCTCCAACGCCGCGCCGCCGCCCTCTCCAGCGGCGATGGTTCCAAGTCGCAGCTCGAGCGGCTGGAGGTGCAACATCTCCGCAGCGAGATCCAAATGCTCAAGTCGCGTGAACAGAATCTCGAAATCCGTTCGCCGATCGCGGGTGTTGTCGTCAGCGGCGATTTGGAACGCGCCGAGGGGATCCCGTTGCAGGTCGGTGAAAATTTGTTCGAGATCGCTCCGTTGGATCGATTGGTCGCCGAGATCGCGATCCCCGAATCGGACATCGCCAACGTGCAAATCGGGATGCCGACGTCGATCCGCTTGGACGCCGTCGCCGGTGCGTATCATCAGGCTCATTTGACGCAGATCCATCCACGCAGCGAAATCCGCGACGAGGCGAGCGTCTTCATCGCCGAAGCTGCCATCGATAATCAAGACCTTGCACTTCGCCCCGGGATGCATGGCACCGCCAGTATCCAAGCCGGACGTCGATCGGTCGCTTGGTTGTTGTTCCATCGCCCCTACGACGCACTCCGCGGTTTGATTGGGTGGTGA
- a CDS encoding efflux RND transporter periplasmic adaptor subunit — protein sequence MPSQHSIPNGAMFYRALLYLLAVFGLQSFHGPLAVAQFTPPASASDYEYSPIEGFSQPFRTARVAAAVTGIVDARTVAEGSEVLKGDCLLKLDSSVHQELVQISRVALQARGELATAKAELAARRTRFERIETLAGREHATPVELLQAREQVALAEANVLTAQEKQLQRKAEFKKLTAEANQYCVAAPFDGVIVQFLKEEGEYVGAVDPDVCVLAQLNVLSVNFLVPRDRRPEIQVGGHATVQFVDSNRRATGSIYFVSPFPDGETNMYTVKVRVDNADRLLNAGSRCHLLNLDADPNANAADQPQLTMQLK from the coding sequence GTGCCGTCTCAACACTCCATCCCCAACGGTGCGATGTTCTACAGGGCTCTCCTCTACCTGCTCGCGGTTTTCGGTCTGCAGAGCTTCCATGGCCCGCTGGCCGTTGCTCAGTTTACACCCCCAGCTTCCGCCAGCGATTATGAATACAGCCCGATCGAAGGCTTTAGCCAGCCGTTCCGGACGGCTCGCGTCGCCGCCGCGGTCACCGGCATCGTCGACGCCCGCACCGTTGCCGAAGGGAGCGAGGTGTTGAAGGGGGACTGCCTGCTGAAACTCGATTCATCGGTCCACCAAGAACTTGTTCAGATCAGTCGCGTCGCGCTGCAGGCACGCGGCGAATTGGCAACAGCGAAAGCGGAACTCGCCGCCCGGCGAACGCGATTTGAACGGATCGAAACACTGGCCGGCCGCGAGCACGCCACGCCCGTGGAACTGTTGCAAGCCCGCGAACAGGTTGCGTTGGCTGAAGCAAATGTGTTGACCGCTCAAGAGAAACAGCTGCAGCGGAAGGCCGAGTTCAAAAAATTGACGGCCGAAGCGAATCAATATTGCGTCGCCGCTCCCTTCGATGGCGTGATCGTTCAATTCCTCAAAGAAGAGGGAGAGTATGTTGGTGCGGTCGATCCCGACGTCTGCGTGTTGGCCCAGTTGAATGTTTTGTCGGTCAATTTCCTGGTGCCACGCGACCGTCGTCCCGAGATCCAAGTTGGCGGTCACGCGACAGTACAATTTGTCGATTCGAATCGTCGGGCGACAGGTTCGATCTATTTCGTCTCTCCTTTTCCCGATGGCGAGACCAACATGTACACGGTCAAAGTTCGCGTCGACAACGCCGACCGTCTGCTCAATGCCGGCTCGCGATGCCATCTTTTGAATCTCGATGCGGATCCAAATGCCAACGCGGCGGATCAACCACAACTCACCATGCAACTGAAATAA
- a CDS encoding TolC family protein: MSVSRGASAQQAAPAAQLLLPRLNASSAATAPQPITATTSQMLAAWASDAIRVDEQPTLAEVSDAAASTGPIDWWVAATATPLRHAPHTIPVDLMMLFSLTVQHSARVQAVAQTPWISGTQIEQARGVFDPRIYSDTDLNSTSDPVENTLTTGGPPRLEDQLLGTEAGLRGQTTSGGSYGFGQSIGHKNSNSTFFLPNNQGSAGLFANWSQPLLQGRHIDANRSLILTAQFDTAAAQAKYTDAILTQLFDVANAYWSLYVERANLLIRQRHLDRAQRIARQLEHRQSLDSVRSQVLRAQAAVANRTAELSLAEANIRNQESRLRSLVNAPSFSDQGQAELLPAQPAVIIPVDFNIESEVAVAIHRRPEIQELHELVNATQVRLNLAQDQTRPQLNLVLQGQLAGRQGSSDIAGAWANQFTDGRPGVGGGVQYLLPYRNRTANGLVRQRQYELTQLTMLIREKTGNIRAEVEIAIRNLRASHAAAISRRESLAAVQAEIKYLDDRWHLLGNDPRLGQLQLDDLLNGQDRLLREELALLQSITQYNRSLIEVQRATGALVFFSNPIGN; encoded by the coding sequence GTGAGTGTCTCTAGGGGTGCTAGCGCACAACAAGCTGCGCCGGCGGCACAGTTGTTGTTACCACGGTTGAACGCATCGTCAGCAGCCACGGCGCCGCAACCGATCACGGCCACGACATCGCAGATGCTCGCCGCTTGGGCATCCGATGCGATTCGCGTTGACGAACAACCAACGCTTGCGGAGGTCTCCGACGCGGCGGCATCGACTGGCCCGATCGATTGGTGGGTCGCGGCAACCGCAACGCCGCTGCGGCATGCGCCGCATACGATCCCCGTCGACCTGATGATGCTGTTTTCGTTAACCGTACAGCACTCGGCACGCGTCCAAGCGGTCGCTCAAACGCCTTGGATCAGCGGCACGCAGATCGAGCAAGCGCGAGGCGTCTTCGATCCGCGGATCTATAGCGATACCGATCTCAATAGTACCAGCGATCCGGTTGAAAATACGCTGACCACCGGTGGCCCGCCGCGATTGGAAGACCAACTGCTGGGAACCGAAGCGGGGCTGCGAGGACAAACCACATCGGGTGGCAGTTATGGCTTCGGTCAAAGCATTGGTCACAAGAACAGCAACTCCACCTTCTTCCTTCCCAACAACCAAGGTTCCGCGGGGCTGTTCGCCAACTGGAGCCAGCCGTTGTTGCAGGGACGCCACATCGACGCCAATCGCAGTCTGATCCTGACCGCCCAATTCGATACCGCCGCGGCTCAGGCCAAATATACCGACGCGATTCTGACCCAGTTGTTTGACGTCGCCAACGCCTATTGGTCGCTGTATGTCGAGCGGGCCAATCTGTTGATTCGACAGCGACATCTCGACCGCGCCCAACGAATCGCTCGACAATTGGAACACCGCCAATCGCTCGATTCGGTTCGCAGCCAGGTTTTGCGAGCCCAAGCAGCGGTCGCCAATCGCACAGCCGAACTGTCGCTGGCCGAAGCCAACATTAGGAATCAGGAGTCGCGGTTGCGGTCGCTCGTCAATGCACCGTCGTTCAGCGATCAGGGACAGGCCGAACTGTTGCCAGCTCAGCCCGCGGTGATCATTCCGGTCGACTTCAATATCGAAAGCGAAGTTGCCGTGGCAATCCACCGGCGTCCCGAGATCCAGGAACTGCACGAACTGGTCAACGCGACGCAGGTCCGCTTGAACCTCGCCCAAGACCAAACGCGGCCTCAATTGAATCTTGTCTTGCAAGGTCAGCTGGCCGGACGCCAGGGATCGTCCGATATCGCCGGCGCCTGGGCAAACCAGTTTACCGACGGCCGGCCTGGGGTAGGCGGTGGCGTGCAGTACCTTCTCCCCTATCGCAACCGCACCGCCAACGGTCTGGTCCGTCAACGGCAATACGAACTGACTCAATTGACCATGTTGATCCGTGAAAAGACGGGCAACATTCGGGCGGAGGTGGAGATCGCGATCCGCAATCTCCGCGCGTCGCACGCCGCCGCGATCAGCCGCCGCGAATCGCTTGCCGCGGTCCAGGCCGAAATCAAATACCTCGATGATCGCTGGCATTTGCTGGGCAACGATCCGCGGCTGGGACAACTGCAGCTGGACGATCTTCTCAACGGACAAGACCGCTTGTTGCGCGAGGAACTGGCGCTGTTGCAATCGATCACGCAATACAATCGCAGCTTGATCGAAGTCCAACGGGCGACCGGGGCTTTGGTCTTCTTTTCCAATCCTATTGGAAACTAG